A genomic region of Halobacteriovorax sp. DA5 contains the following coding sequences:
- a CDS encoding TetR/AcrR family transcriptional regulator has product MAGLREIKKQRTREMILKNSMELFTQKGVDEVGMRELAQVCGLGIGTYYNYFKSKEDVIFSLFRENLNSAITNKPFRVEENESNADNLANNYKAIFQELMIHKNIADEFLSLAYNTKNMADNDSVAARLTPQIVDLYWGWVQPLFRSAGIIIRTEEEEGFRRMLWHHFLSSFHAYTSSFGAEESIDYIRFTSRHLLGGLNSN; this is encoded by the coding sequence ATGGCAGGTTTACGAGAAATCAAGAAACAGAGAACGAGAGAAATGATTCTAAAAAACTCAATGGAATTATTTACTCAAAAAGGGGTCGATGAAGTAGGAATGCGAGAATTGGCCCAAGTGTGTGGATTGGGGATTGGAACTTACTATAATTACTTTAAGTCGAAAGAGGATGTCATCTTCAGTCTATTTAGAGAAAATTTGAATTCTGCAATTACGAACAAGCCTTTCCGCGTTGAAGAGAATGAATCAAACGCTGATAATCTTGCAAATAATTACAAGGCGATTTTTCAAGAATTAATGATTCACAAAAATATCGCTGATGAATTTTTATCTCTTGCGTACAATACAAAGAATATGGCCGATAATGACTCAGTCGCCGCTAGGTTGACCCCACAGATTGTTGATCTTTATTGGGGATGGGTACAACCGTTGTTTAGAAGTGCTGGAATTATTATTCGCACAGAAGAGGAAGAAGGCTTTAGAAGAATGCTGTGGCATCACTTCTTATCTAGCTTTCATGCCTATACATCTTCATTTGGAGCTGAAGAGAGTATTGATTACATTCGCTTCACTTCTCGCCATCTATTAGGTGGCCTAAATTCAAATTAA
- a CDS encoding DUF4105 domain-containing protein, with translation MRDLIFKSLLTTLLTGVTFAYSGQILKLNKDSVPKEFTKTLEVFIAQVDEKIPTSVREAIGEKIEITFSDFKENKNIRSFPKDRCNESVPVKYGSVSYFDRDEINISSLFIKEIINGDESVEQFNCGHKNYVRKAQATILHELAHLYDLKKVRTKEHKKKAKICRDEKEDRNHVSDECRAILSQDTNRNSISGLFSFYKLANWKKGFFSKKTKNLSSKRSVDAYEFENLKEHNAVNFEFFLMDKEYKCRRPSYYKFYSELLNHIPFPNYDCKIFSEIVLDDLKVTRDIDPSRVYRIDYLLASKGDSMISGFGHSMYRIVLCAPFRKKVDEKCLKDKLYHVVLSYRANVTDIKSDMLKGVLGGYDSVLFMLSFPEVINEYNGGELRDLISQPIYLSEEQKTDFINKVLEVYWEYEGDYKFITNNCASESNELFQSALPNNEFAYERVILPYSLLDKFTESEFSKEEDLEDTQKAQKQGMFFPSDIELLKEVKTSLFGVEESDYTVRRRRVGGGRDHKYKEVKREKFIKDILEEFDVDRLFSKFEELNELSETVDVERKLNDLSILTGAIFKIKQSSIDEEVGNFLDKNMEEETPLGLRIKEWNEMRKSSRVKANDSSYGIPLVLRDSDFDRHNVKSAELEKIENQLLEDVKSNYEKEVQDLARLLDLIRNIRDQARIISMKAYK, from the coding sequence ATGCGAGACCTAATCTTTAAGAGTTTACTGACTACTTTATTAACAGGGGTGACTTTTGCTTATAGTGGGCAAATCCTAAAGCTTAATAAAGACAGCGTTCCAAAAGAATTTACAAAAACTCTTGAAGTATTTATCGCACAAGTTGATGAAAAGATTCCTACATCAGTAAGAGAAGCTATTGGTGAGAAAATTGAAATTACTTTCTCTGATTTTAAAGAGAATAAAAATATTAGAAGTTTTCCAAAGGATCGTTGTAACGAATCAGTTCCAGTAAAATACGGAAGTGTAAGCTACTTTGATCGCGATGAAATCAATATCTCTTCACTCTTTATAAAAGAGATTATTAACGGTGACGAGAGTGTTGAGCAGTTTAACTGTGGTCATAAGAATTATGTAAGAAAAGCACAAGCTACAATCTTGCATGAATTGGCCCACCTTTATGATCTTAAAAAAGTTAGAACAAAAGAACATAAGAAAAAAGCAAAAATTTGTCGTGATGAAAAAGAAGATCGTAATCATGTAAGTGATGAGTGTCGAGCAATTCTATCCCAAGATACCAATAGAAACTCTATTAGTGGCCTATTTTCATTTTACAAACTTGCAAACTGGAAAAAAGGATTCTTTTCTAAGAAAACGAAAAACTTATCGTCTAAAAGATCTGTCGACGCTTATGAATTTGAAAATTTAAAAGAGCATAACGCTGTAAATTTTGAATTTTTCCTAATGGATAAAGAGTACAAGTGTAGAAGACCGTCTTATTACAAATTCTATAGTGAGTTATTAAATCATATTCCGTTTCCTAATTACGATTGCAAGATCTTTTCTGAAATCGTTTTAGATGACTTAAAAGTTACTAGAGATATCGATCCAAGTCGTGTTTACCGAATCGATTATTTACTTGCTTCAAAAGGTGACTCAATGATCTCAGGATTTGGTCACTCAATGTATCGTATTGTTCTTTGTGCACCTTTTAGAAAGAAGGTTGATGAGAAGTGTTTAAAAGACAAGCTTTATCATGTTGTTCTTTCTTACCGTGCCAATGTTACAGATATCAAAAGTGACATGTTAAAAGGTGTTCTTGGTGGATACGACTCAGTTCTATTCATGCTTTCTTTCCCTGAGGTTATTAATGAGTATAACGGAGGAGAGTTAAGGGATCTTATTAGCCAACCAATCTATTTATCTGAAGAACAAAAAACAGACTTCATCAATAAAGTGTTAGAGGTTTATTGGGAATATGAAGGTGACTATAAGTTTATCACTAATAACTGTGCTTCAGAGTCTAATGAGCTTTTTCAATCAGCTCTACCAAATAATGAATTTGCCTATGAGAGAGTAATCCTTCCTTATTCTCTGCTAGATAAATTTACTGAAAGTGAATTCTCTAAAGAAGAGGATTTAGAAGATACACAAAAAGCCCAAAAGCAAGGAATGTTCTTCCCAAGTGATATTGAACTTTTAAAAGAAGTTAAAACATCTTTATTTGGAGTTGAAGAATCAGACTACACTGTTAGAAGACGTCGTGTAGGTGGTGGCCGTGATCATAAATACAAAGAAGTAAAAAGAGAAAAATTTATTAAAGATATTTTAGAGGAATTTGATGTTGATCGTCTGTTTTCTAAATTTGAAGAATTAAATGAACTTAGCGAAACAGTTGATGTGGAAAGAAAACTTAATGATCTTTCAATCCTAACAGGTGCAATCTTTAAAATTAAACAATCTTCAATTGATGAAGAGGTTGGGAACTTCCTGGATAAGAATATGGAAGAAGAAACACCGCTTGGTCTAAGAATTAAAGAGTGGAATGAAATGAGAAAGTCTAGCCGTGTAAAGGCCAATGACTCAAGCTACGGAATTCCATTAGTCTTAAGAGACTCTGACTTTGATAGACATAATGTGAAAAGCGCTGAGTTAGAGAAGATCGAAAATCAACTACTAGAAGACGTAAAAAGTAACTATGAAAAAGAAGTTCAAGATTTAGCACGATTACTAGATCTAATTAGAAATATTCGTGATCAAGCAAGAATTATTTCAATGAAAGCATATAAATAA
- a CDS encoding lysophospholipid acyltransferase family protein, whose amino-acid sequence MSILLKLVPTLVSWYLRFVKFTSKIVVLNPENLDLAKQMGNHGNYALAVWHEHYPTSVLTELDTGLITMASQSKDGSLAADTIAKLGFSPTRGSSSRGGAKALQSMIEQINESRLNSAITVDGPRGPSYVPKKGILVVSHECETPVLCIQSISTRRFCISKSWDKTKIPKPFGRIYVAYGQPFQVESLNNDDLKAYSEQIVTTQQGLTEQIRKYVEY is encoded by the coding sequence ATGTCTATATTATTAAAATTAGTTCCTACATTAGTTTCTTGGTACCTAAGATTTGTTAAGTTCACATCAAAAATTGTTGTTTTAAATCCTGAGAACTTAGATCTGGCAAAACAAATGGGAAATCATGGAAATTACGCCCTGGCCGTATGGCATGAGCATTACCCGACTTCAGTTTTAACAGAACTTGATACGGGACTAATTACAATGGCATCTCAATCAAAAGATGGAAGCCTAGCTGCAGACACAATTGCAAAATTAGGATTTAGTCCAACTCGTGGAAGTTCATCACGTGGAGGAGCAAAAGCACTACAATCAATGATCGAACAAATAAATGAGAGCAGACTTAATTCTGCTATTACAGTCGATGGACCGCGCGGGCCAAGCTATGTCCCAAAAAAAGGCATCCTCGTTGTAAGTCATGAATGTGAAACACCTGTACTTTGCATTCAATCTATTTCCACTCGCCGCTTTTGCATCAGTAAGAGCTGGGATAAAACAAAAATTCCTAAACCTTTTGGGCGTATCTACGTCGCTTACGGTCAGCCTTTTCAAGTAGAAAGTCTAAATAATGATGATTTAAAAGCTTATAGCGAGCAGATTGTCACAACGCAACAAGGCCTTACAGAGCAAATTCGTAAGTATGTAGAATACTAA
- a CDS encoding ABC transporter ATP-binding protein codes for MAENMLEIKNLTVEFQTEDERVKAVKSLNLSIPRGKTVGLVGESGSGKSVTSLAIMGLIPNPPGRISEGEILFNGEDLTKASNERMRQLRGNKIAMIFQEPMTSLNPVFTTGNQIDEVLMLHQGMTKEEARKRTIELYEEVGIPSPKESVDKYPHQMSGGQKQRVMIAMAMACEPELLICDEPTTALDVTIQKQVLELMFDLQRRHNMSMLFITHDLAVIADIADEVAVMFRGDLVEQNTTKALFENPQHPYTKGLLACRPSLDENPVRLLTVDDFLNAKEDIDVSSLEMKKPRAINETDNPVLLEVKNFNKHFPIKGGIFGRTVDWFKAVDDVTIQVRKGRTLGLVGESGCGKTTLGRTILRLLEPTAGEVIYDGINVTNLNKKEMREMRERMQIIFQDPYSSLNPRMTIGDIVTEPMVIHGIGGSKKERYAVAADLLEKVGLRGDHLNRYPHEFSGGQRQRICIARALSLKPEFIICDESVSALDVSVQAQVLNLLQDLQDELGLTYIFISHDLSVVKYISDEIGVMNKGKIVEYGPAHEVYRNPQDEYTKKLLSAIPKGVPKELL; via the coding sequence ATGGCAGAGAATATGCTGGAAATTAAAAACCTTACAGTTGAATTTCAAACAGAAGATGAAAGAGTTAAGGCCGTAAAAAGCTTAAACCTAAGTATTCCAAGAGGAAAAACTGTTGGGCTTGTTGGTGAATCTGGTTCAGGTAAGTCAGTAACATCTTTAGCAATTATGGGACTTATTCCTAACCCTCCTGGAAGAATCAGTGAAGGTGAAATTCTTTTTAATGGTGAAGACTTAACTAAGGCTTCTAATGAAAGAATGAGACAACTTCGTGGTAATAAGATTGCAATGATCTTCCAAGAGCCAATGACTTCTCTAAACCCTGTATTCACAACAGGTAATCAAATTGATGAAGTTCTTATGCTTCACCAAGGAATGACTAAAGAGGAAGCTCGTAAGAGAACAATCGAATTATATGAAGAAGTAGGTATTCCTTCTCCTAAAGAATCAGTAGATAAATATCCACACCAAATGTCAGGTGGTCAAAAGCAGCGTGTAATGATTGCGATGGCAATGGCATGTGAGCCTGAACTTCTAATTTGTGACGAGCCGACAACTGCTCTTGACGTTACAATCCAAAAGCAAGTTCTTGAACTAATGTTTGATCTTCAAAGAAGACACAACATGAGTATGCTATTCATCACTCACGATTTAGCAGTAATTGCTGATATCGCTGATGAAGTTGCGGTTATGTTTAGAGGTGACCTAGTTGAGCAAAATACAACAAAAGCACTTTTTGAAAATCCACAACACCCATATACAAAGGGACTTCTAGCTTGTCGTCCAAGTCTAGATGAAAACCCAGTTAGACTTTTAACTGTAGATGACTTCTTAAATGCAAAAGAAGATATTGATGTTTCAAGCCTTGAAATGAAAAAACCAAGAGCAATTAACGAAACAGATAATCCAGTTCTTCTAGAAGTTAAAAACTTCAACAAGCACTTCCCTATTAAAGGTGGTATTTTTGGTCGTACTGTTGACTGGTTTAAGGCCGTTGACGATGTAACGATTCAAGTTAGAAAAGGTCGTACTCTTGGTCTAGTTGGTGAATCTGGATGTGGTAAGACAACTCTTGGTCGTACAATCCTAAGACTACTTGAGCCAACTGCTGGTGAAGTTATTTATGACGGAATTAACGTTACTAATTTAAATAAAAAAGAAATGAGGGAGATGCGTGAGAGAATGCAAATCATTTTCCAAGATCCATACTCTTCTCTAAACCCACGTATGACTATTGGTGATATCGTAACAGAACCAATGGTAATTCACGGAATTGGTGGATCAAAGAAAGAAAGATATGCTGTAGCAGCTGATCTTCTTGAAAAAGTAGGACTTAGAGGTGATCACCTTAATCGTTACCCACATGAGTTCTCTGGTGGTCAACGTCAACGTATCTGTATTGCACGTGCCCTATCTCTTAAGCCAGAGTTTATCATCTGTGACGAGTCAGTATCTGCACTAGATGTATCGGTTCAAGCGCAAGTACTTAACCTACTTCAAGATCTTCAAGATGAACTAGGTCTAACTTATATCTTCATTTCACACGACTTATCTGTAGTTAAGTACATCTCGGATGAAATCGGTGTTATGAACAAAGGTAAGATTGTTGAGTACGGACCAGCACACGAGGTTTATCGTAACCCACAAGATGAGTACACGAAGAAGCTTCTAAGCGCTATTCCGAAAGGTGTTCCTAAAGAACTACTTTAA